One Anaerolineae bacterium DNA segment encodes these proteins:
- a CDS encoding response regulator has protein sequence SGWQVVQFADTLPRVDLVLMDIRLPYEDGYQALEKIRAHHRLQNTLVVAVTAETSEEQMKRAQQAGFDGFLGKPLDPDRFPNQIRCILSGEPVWEWQ, from the coding sequence CCAGCGGCTGGCAGGTTGTGCAATTCGCCGACACCCTGCCGCGTGTGGATCTGGTCCTGATGGACATCCGCCTGCCGTATGAAGACGGCTACCAGGCGCTGGAGAAAATCCGCGCTCATCACCGGTTGCAAAATACCCTGGTCGTTGCCGTAACCGCCGAGACCAGCGAGGAACAGATGAAACGCGCCCAGCAGGCCGGCTTCGACGGCTTCCTGGGTAAGCCTCTGGACCCGGATCGTTTCCCCAATCAGATCCGGTGCATCCTGAGCGGCGAACCCGTGTGGGAATGGCAGTAG